A DNA window from Impatiens glandulifera chromosome 7, dImpGla2.1, whole genome shotgun sequence contains the following coding sequences:
- the LOC124944961 gene encoding translation initiation factor IF-2-like encodes MLHTKFSDIIKGVNVSKQWKTLLKLEKSVLSWTHTQDINEALLSTALRFIHGTESSRTEELRNKASNPELNYSDAEEELTFIEKLLPPTAQSVEEMRLPDLLFTKQQHIPAPEEQHQLPSVEKELSIPTIQQQVPSTEKEQSSKTADEQHSKVVEELISLDQEKELSSTPKHLRSSKQKSSDEGGLSKNVDQSSTPVSKKTSSIQTISSDGQASEEKQSASPKSKRSIFATSEKSISSKSFHSEKSTTFLKDLREEIEGADDESRVMVNVPQVASPVQSIQGEGSNRGETSSRGTRSISKLDQEGRGGSRGGVRGRGAYCGGGRGGGSARGQRGRGMSGGLEHLLSGDKGLDG; translated from the exons ATGCTTCATACGAAGTTTAGTGACATTATTAAAGGTGTTAATGTGAGTAAGCAATGGAAGACACTACTCAAGTTGGAGAAATCGGTCCTCTCTTGGACCCACACCCAAGATATTAATGAAGCTCTACT TTCGACAGCTCTACGTTTCATTCATGGCACGGAGTCGTCCAGAACTGAAGAACTCCGCAATAAGGCATCTAATCCCGAGCTGAACTACTCGGATGCTGAAGAGGAGCTTACTTTCATTGAGAAATTGCTGCCTCCTACTGCTCAATCCGTTGAGGAGATGCGTTTGCCTGACCTTCTCTTTACTAAGCAGCAGCACATCCCTGCGCCTGAAGAACAACATCAACTCCCTTCCGTTGAAAAGGAGTTATCTATTCCTACTATTCAGCAACAAGTTCCTTCTACTGAGAAGGAGCAATCCTCAAAGACTGCTGATGAACAACATTCAAAAGTTGTTGAGGAGCTCATCTCCCTAGATCAAGAGAAGGAGCTCTCATCTACTCCTAAGCATCTAAGATCGTCTAAGCAGAAGTCGTCTGATGAGGGGGGACTTTCTAAGAATGTTGATCAGAGCTCAACCCCTGTCTCAAAGAAGACCTCGTCCATTCAGACGATATCATCAGACGGGCAGGCGTCTGAAGAGAAGCAGTCAGCCTCCCCAAAGTCCAAGCGTTCAATCTTTGCTACATCTGAGAAAtccatttcatctaaatcgTTTCATTCTGAAAAATCGACGACATTTCTAAAGGACTTGCGTGAAGAAATTGAAGGGGCAGACGACGAATCGCGGGTAATGGTTAATGTGCCTCAAGTCGCGTCTCCCGTGCAATCTATTCAA ggggaaggtagcAATCGAGGGGAAACTTCCTCTAGGGGCACTCGTTCCATAAGTAAGCTAGACCAAGAAGGACGAGGAGGTAGCCGAGGAGGTGTTCGAGGTAGAGGTGCATATTGCGGTGGAGGACGTGGTGGAGGAAGTGCAAGAGGACAAAGAGGACGAGGAATGAGTGGAGGCTTGGAACATCTCCTCTCCGGCGATAAAGGCCTTGATGGCTGA
- the LOC124944995 gene encoding protein CHUP1, chloroplastic isoform X1 codes for MENEEGELRSASLPWFYFLLICLGNEMTMSREKKGDIRPFLFKFGLTVALSLGGIVYSVFKNNLKIKQSQSSPDPVDSEVRRAEKEIDQRLNPVAIEKHDDLSVKENISVNNLIASLSPSHKYNEEKDEFLISEFMELVKDFDVINTSQLEIETRVIREDYEEEIKKLKNTVNFLKEKERSLEFQLLEYYGLKEQEIASMELKNRLKIKNTEAKQFALKVELLQEDNRRLKSQVADHTRIAVELDLAMKEIEFLKGKLRSIDEHNKEQLRVLKERVQKMQEDEAIVVTDVNTRINLQRLSYLEEEAQSLRMSNQNLLLEISDLSQKLEHTQMLANSVFEDTTAEELKKETDYLKKEVEQLKSDRCADAEELVYLKWINACLRYELRNYQPESANKTVASNLSITLSPESEEKAKQLILEYADMEETQKHSNTCEKGINNSLFDFDFDGWSSSSQSNRTESSSIDNKTTSSSSSTRMKVIRKLKKLLELGKTKTSMDLSRSSSDIQTITRSVNVDNLVIGRSNSDVGQGEEKLVKYAEVIRDSYGEMTYNRVRRVSSSVSF; via the exons ATGGAGAATGAGGAAGGTGAGCTGCGATCTGCATCTCTTCCATGGTTCTATTTCCTCTTAATTTGTCTAGGAAACGAGATGACGATGTCGAGAGAGAAGAAGGGGGATATAAGGCCTTTCTTATTCAAATTCGGCTTGACTGTTGCTCTTTCACTCGGCGGGATTGTTTATTCCGTCTTCAAAAACAATCTGAAGATTAAGCAATCTCAATCATCTCCAG ATCCTGTTGATTCAGAAGTGAGGAGAGCTGAAAAGGAAATTGATCAACGATTGAATCCAGTAGCTATAGAGAAACAT GACGACTTGTCAGTTAAAGAGAACATTTCAGTAAATAATTTGATCGCGTCTCTATCTCCAAGTCATAAATACAATGAAGAGAAAGATGAATTCCTCATTTCAGAGTTCATGGAGCTAGTAAAAGATTTCGATGTCATAAACACATCTCAATTGGAAATAGAAACACGCGTGATAAGAGAAGACTACGAAGAAGAGATTAAGAAACTCAAAAACACAGTCAATTTCCTCAAGGAGAAAGAGAGGTCATTGGAGTTCCAATTGCTCGAATACTACGGCCTCAAAGAGCAGGAAATTGCTTCCATGGAGCTTAAAAACCGATTGAAGATAAAAAACACAGAGGCGAAACAATTTGCTCTCAAGGTCGAATTGTTACAGGAAGATAACAGAAGATTGAAGAGTCAAGTGGCTGATCACACTAGAATTGCGGTTGAGCTTGATCTTGCAATGAAAGAAATCGAGTTTCTGAAAGGAAAGCTCAGGTCTATAGATGAACATAATAAGGAACAGCTTCGAGTTCTTAAGGAAAGAGTTCAAAAGATGCAAGAAGATGAAGCTATTGTAGTAACAGATGTTAATACCCGAATTAACCTTCAAAGGCTGAGTTATTTGGAAGAGGAAGCTCAGAGTTTAAGGATGTCTAATCAGAATTTGCTGCTCGAGATTTCTGATTTATCTCAGAAACTCGAACACACTCAAATGCTGGCTAACTCTGTTTTTGAGGATACAACG GCAGAAGAATTGAAGAAAGAAACAGACTATCTAAAAAAAGAAGTGGAACAACTAAAATCAGATCGTTGTGCAGATGCAGAAGAACTCGTGTATCTAAAATGGATAAACGCATGCCTACGATACGAGCTAAGAAACTACCAGCCCGAGTCTGCAAACAAGACAGTTGCTAGTAACCTAAGCATAACATTAAGTCCTGAATCAGAGGAGAAAGCCAAACAGCTAATTCTCGAGTACGCAGATATGGAAGAAACTCAAAAACACTCAAACACATGCGAGAAAGGAATCAACAACAGCCTCTTCGATTTCGATTTTGACGGATGGTCATCTTCCTCACAATCAAACAGAACAGAATCATCTTCAATTGACAACAAAACAACCAGCTCTTCTTCTTCCACTAGGATGAAAGTTATTCGAAAGTTGAAAAAACTTCTAGAACTTGGAAAAACTAAAACATCGATGGATTTATCGAGGTCTTCCTCTGATATTCAAACGATAACGAGGAGTGTGAATGTGGATAATTTGGTTATAGGACGAAGTAACAGCGACGTTGGACAGGGGGAAGAGAAATTGGTGAAGTATGCTGAAGTTATAAGAGATTCTTATGGGGAAATGACTTATAATAGAGTTAGAAGAGTATCATCTTCTGTTTCCTTCTGA
- the LOC124944995 gene encoding protein CHUP1, chloroplastic isoform X2 → MENEEGELRSASLPWFYFLLICLGNEMTMSREKKGDIRPFLFKFGLTVALSLGGIVYSVFKNNLKIKQSQSSPEVRRAEKEIDQRLNPVAIEKHDDLSVKENISVNNLIASLSPSHKYNEEKDEFLISEFMELVKDFDVINTSQLEIETRVIREDYEEEIKKLKNTVNFLKEKERSLEFQLLEYYGLKEQEIASMELKNRLKIKNTEAKQFALKVELLQEDNRRLKSQVADHTRIAVELDLAMKEIEFLKGKLRSIDEHNKEQLRVLKERVQKMQEDEAIVVTDVNTRINLQRLSYLEEEAQSLRMSNQNLLLEISDLSQKLEHTQMLANSVFEDTTAEELKKETDYLKKEVEQLKSDRCADAEELVYLKWINACLRYELRNYQPESANKTVASNLSITLSPESEEKAKQLILEYADMEETQKHSNTCEKGINNSLFDFDFDGWSSSSQSNRTESSSIDNKTTSSSSSTRMKVIRKLKKLLELGKTKTSMDLSRSSSDIQTITRSVNVDNLVIGRSNSDVGQGEEKLVKYAEVIRDSYGEMTYNRVRRVSSSVSF, encoded by the exons ATGGAGAATGAGGAAGGTGAGCTGCGATCTGCATCTCTTCCATGGTTCTATTTCCTCTTAATTTGTCTAGGAAACGAGATGACGATGTCGAGAGAGAAGAAGGGGGATATAAGGCCTTTCTTATTCAAATTCGGCTTGACTGTTGCTCTTTCACTCGGCGGGATTGTTTATTCCGTCTTCAAAAACAATCTGAAGATTAAGCAATCTCAATCATCTCCAG AAGTGAGGAGAGCTGAAAAGGAAATTGATCAACGATTGAATCCAGTAGCTATAGAGAAACAT GACGACTTGTCAGTTAAAGAGAACATTTCAGTAAATAATTTGATCGCGTCTCTATCTCCAAGTCATAAATACAATGAAGAGAAAGATGAATTCCTCATTTCAGAGTTCATGGAGCTAGTAAAAGATTTCGATGTCATAAACACATCTCAATTGGAAATAGAAACACGCGTGATAAGAGAAGACTACGAAGAAGAGATTAAGAAACTCAAAAACACAGTCAATTTCCTCAAGGAGAAAGAGAGGTCATTGGAGTTCCAATTGCTCGAATACTACGGCCTCAAAGAGCAGGAAATTGCTTCCATGGAGCTTAAAAACCGATTGAAGATAAAAAACACAGAGGCGAAACAATTTGCTCTCAAGGTCGAATTGTTACAGGAAGATAACAGAAGATTGAAGAGTCAAGTGGCTGATCACACTAGAATTGCGGTTGAGCTTGATCTTGCAATGAAAGAAATCGAGTTTCTGAAAGGAAAGCTCAGGTCTATAGATGAACATAATAAGGAACAGCTTCGAGTTCTTAAGGAAAGAGTTCAAAAGATGCAAGAAGATGAAGCTATTGTAGTAACAGATGTTAATACCCGAATTAACCTTCAAAGGCTGAGTTATTTGGAAGAGGAAGCTCAGAGTTTAAGGATGTCTAATCAGAATTTGCTGCTCGAGATTTCTGATTTATCTCAGAAACTCGAACACACTCAAATGCTGGCTAACTCTGTTTTTGAGGATACAACG GCAGAAGAATTGAAGAAAGAAACAGACTATCTAAAAAAAGAAGTGGAACAACTAAAATCAGATCGTTGTGCAGATGCAGAAGAACTCGTGTATCTAAAATGGATAAACGCATGCCTACGATACGAGCTAAGAAACTACCAGCCCGAGTCTGCAAACAAGACAGTTGCTAGTAACCTAAGCATAACATTAAGTCCTGAATCAGAGGAGAAAGCCAAACAGCTAATTCTCGAGTACGCAGATATGGAAGAAACTCAAAAACACTCAAACACATGCGAGAAAGGAATCAACAACAGCCTCTTCGATTTCGATTTTGACGGATGGTCATCTTCCTCACAATCAAACAGAACAGAATCATCTTCAATTGACAACAAAACAACCAGCTCTTCTTCTTCCACTAGGATGAAAGTTATTCGAAAGTTGAAAAAACTTCTAGAACTTGGAAAAACTAAAACATCGATGGATTTATCGAGGTCTTCCTCTGATATTCAAACGATAACGAGGAGTGTGAATGTGGATAATTTGGTTATAGGACGAAGTAACAGCGACGTTGGACAGGGGGAAGAGAAATTGGTGAAGTATGCTGAAGTTATAAGAGATTCTTATGGGGAAATGACTTATAATAGAGTTAGAAGAGTATCATCTTCTGTTTCCTTCTGA
- the LOC124944963 gene encoding GDSL esterase/lipase APG-like yields the protein MGIFFMRESSLIDVITLVCILITAGNAQVPTTLFPAIITFGDSTVDVGNNDYLHTIFKANFPPYGRDFINNKPTGRFCNGKLATDLIADILGFQTYPLAYLSPKARGKNLLIGANFASAASGYDDNTAILNNAITIYEQLDLYKEYMEKLIEVSGDEKAISIIKDGLYIVSFGSSDFLQNYYINPLLNQLYSPDQYGSYLINIFSDFIQDLYDLGARKIGVTSLPPMGCLPAAITIFGFLQNGCIPKLNYDAQEFNEKINSEASNLHNQLPGLKIVILDIYTPLYNLVQSPSSKVSGFTEARRGCCGTGLVEATILLCNPISFGTCDNATTYVFWDSLHPSENANQVLADSLIVEGIKLI from the exons ATGGGTATCTTCTTCATGAGAGAATCATCTTTGATAGATGTAATTACACTGGTCTGCATTCTCATCACCGCCGGAAATGCTCAGGTCCCGACAACCCTCTTTCCGGCGATTATAACATTCGGAGATTCCACAGTTGATGTCGGAAACAATGATTATCTTCACACAATTTTCAAAGCCAATTTCCCACCTTATGGTAGAGATTTCATCAATAATAAACCTACTGGAAGATTCTGTAATGGAAAGCTAGCCACTGATCTCATTg CTGATATATTGGGATTTCAGACATATCCACTAGCATATCTCAGTCCGAAGGCCAGAGGAAAAAATCTACTTATCGGAGCTAACTTTGCATCGGCTGCATCTGGTTACGATGACAATACAGCAATCTTAAAC AATGCTATTACAATTTATGAACAACTTGATTTATATAAAGAGTATATGGAAAAATTGATAGAAGTGAGTGGTGATGAGAAAGCAATATCCATAATAAAGGATGGTTTGTATATAGTGAGTTTTGGAAGTAGTGACTTTCTTCAAAACTATTATATCAATCCTTTGCTAAATCAGCTCTATTCTCCTGATCAATATGGTTCATACCTTATCAACATATTTTCTGATTTCATCcag GATTTGTACGATTTAGGTGCTAGAAAAATCGGGGTGACTTCACTACCACCAATGGGTTGTCTTCCAGCTGCCATCACCATATTTGGATTTCTTCAAAATGGTTGCATACCTAAACTCAACTATGATGCACAAGAATTCAATGAGAAAATCAATTCAGAAGCATCAAATCTTCATAATCAACTTCCAGGccttaaaatagttattttggACATTTACACACCCTTATATAACCTAGTTCAATCTCCATCAAGCAAAG tttcaggattTACAGAAGCAAGGAGGGGCTGTTGTGGGACAGGTTTAGTAGAGGCCACAATCCTCTTGTGCAATCCTATTTCATTTGGAACATGCGATAATGCGACGACATATGTATTTTGGGACAGTCTTCATCCGTCTGAGAATGCTAATCAAGTCCTCGCTGATTCGCTTATTGTAGAAGGCATCAAACTCATTTGA